attagataacactcttgccattttgtcacactctgccttgggctgctgactgagctgcatctccctaacctcaccttccactcacctttgcttctgaacctcttggccaaacctctgttcttccttgggactggggtaaggttgagaggggcaggaggaaggtgcaggggtggttgagagcccctcctggggactcaggtttctgggaggggagttgtgtttctgtatcaccttttaccttgtctatttctgtccataactgtatatactgtaaatatctgcttgtctattgtgctgctgtaaataaatagcttcctttatattcccagagctggctgagactagtctgggtgatttctgaagcgtggtggggcggggaacacccaaaccatcacaaaaataATGTAGAAAATGAAGGTTAGGAGGAGGTATTTCAGTTAAAGAAAGAGGGATTTCAGATTATTCTACCACAACTAATGAGTGTTTGTGAGGCACAGGTCATGGTGGGGCTCCTCAGCTGTCCCCCTGGCTTGCTTGGtagggcaggaggtgttgactactttcagttttgtttgcttttgttcctTGGCTTTTCCTGTGAAGCCACCTGTGTTCATATTGCCACAGCTTTGCTGGGCCCAGAACAAATGCAGTACCTGAAAgagtgggagagagagagagagagagagagagagagtgtgttTTCTTTGGGAGTTTTCTGTAAttgtgggttgggtttgggttttgttcatCTGTTTGTttcatgttgggttttttttttgtttgaggtTGTTGGGATCTATTTGTCCATAGCAGCTTGCAGTTCAAAAGGCTGCTGATAGTTCAAGACTTAATTATTAAATAAAGGAACATATGCTTTTAGATACAGAACTTTCCCCATCTCTCATAGCTTGGTGAGTACCAAAACACTGCTTGATCTTCTGCCACACCTTCTGTTCCTCATCTCTCCCTGAGTCACCCTGGATGTTGCTGCTTGAAGAACAGGTTCAAATTCAAGTAAGACTGATTGATCATGACACCTGAGAGATGCTAGGTTAGGTGGCCAGACCTTCAAAAGATCTTTTTCCCTATTTCCACCTTTCTGGCAACTATGTATATAAAGCAACTGAAACTGGTCTCTGGCAATCTGTGTTGTGAAGTATCTTAATGAGACTTACTTCAGCAACTATCTGTCCACAGGTTGATTCACTCGATGCCCTCAATATTCCATGTGCTGACTACCTCCCATGCTGTCCAGCACCTTTGAGCAGATGAACTACCACTACCACTCACCTGGATGGTGTAGCTGGGAAAGTAATTGACCACAGTTTCCGAGTtcatctgctggcagtgcctaCAGCAGCTCTTGATTTCTTTCCCAGTTGCAAGGAGCAATGAAGACCTCTTGGGTGTGTCCAGGCTGATGGTCATTTTGCACAGGGCAAGCGTTAAGAGTGATACAGGTGAGAAAAGGCTTATGGGAGAGCAACATTCACCAGAAAGGTACCAAAACTTCCAGTTACATCTGTGTTTTATTGGAGTAATGTGTCAATATTAACCAATGAATGTGTTTTATTGGGTTAATGTATTAACATTGACGTACAGAGGGCACCTCCTCAGCCGAACAACACAGAGTGTCCACAAACATCTCcttccaaaagcagcagctagAGCTCTGCTATTGCTTGCTATTGCTCCAGAGGTGGAAGACAATGGTTTTTGCTTTATATTAGGAAAGAGGAGCAGCCCTTCCTGATCAGAGGAGCTATGGCATGGACAGAGGCAGAAACAGCACACACAGTCGCACCCAAAGCTGTTGAACGAACACTGCTAAGCTTAGCCTTGAGAGCAAGAGCTGGAACTTCTGATTCAGTGCAGcgagagaggaaaagcagagcaaCTTGTTGAGGCTGTCCCAGGTCAGGTTTGTCCATACAAGGAGAAGAGCTTTAGAGTGCCCTGGCATGAGACCAGCTTACATGGTATGGCAGGGCTTGTCTGGTGTTTTCATCCAGGAGCTACTGGAAATGGCTTTGTCAAATAGAGCTGGGAAAGAAGCATTTGgccagctcctggagctgggATGTATGGATGCCCTGTGTACTGACAGTTGTGTTGgtgaggggagctggggggagcCCTGGTTCTGATCCTGAAGCACATGTCCTTTCATACTGGGAGAGCTCTCCCCAAGCGTGGGCTGCAACAGGAGCTGTCACAGCAGTCTGGTAGGACAAACCCTTAATCTAGCAGTGCTCTTGATGAGCAGAGGACCACAAATTGAGAGGGGTGAAGCAttaggtcaggttgcccagagaagtggtagatgccacatctctggagacattttgggtcaggctggatggggctctgagcaacctgatctagttgatgatgatcctgttcactgcaggaggattggactagatgacctttaaatgtctcTTCCTGCTTAAAGCACTCTGTGAAACTGAGACCAATTCCAAAAAGACCATGAACAAGTTTTGAGACACGCTGTATGCAAGCTGCCCCagctaaaaaacccaaacaaacagtcTTTCAACCTGTTTCAGGCATGACTGGAACTATCCTGGGCTTTATTCATTATTTAGTTGCTCCAGGAGATGACCAGATGTGGGTAGTTAAGAAGTGGCCAATCAGCTGTTGGTCCTTGGGTTAGGAGGAGAGGGAACGCTGTGACAAGTTGCAGTTCTGATGCAATCTGACCTACCAGAGGCGTGGTAGTCCCCTCTCTACCTTGCGAGGAGCAATAAATTacaagctggcagcacagggaaagGTTCCACTTGCAACTGGGGCGATTTTCTCAAGCACTGAGACTGACCCAGTTTTATAGGCAAACTTTTCTGATGGAGACAAGAGGGACGTTGCAATTTCCCCATCAGTGCTCTCTTTCTAAGTTCTCTTGCCGAGTGTTTGCGTTTGCCTCTTGATTGAAAGGATCAGGATCCTTATCAAAGAGACGATGCTCAGCTCTCTTACTGGGgcagctgtgtgtgagctggatgccttctgcaggctgaggctCCAGCAGTGGGAGGGCAAATGCATTCCCAGCACATAGGCAGAGGAACAGATTTGAGACAGCATGAGAGATGTTGTCTGCTTGGGTCCTGTGcgctctgcctgcctggcagctccctggagcagcacactgcagttgttgatcttccactgcctctcagcactgctgctaagAAACTCATTGGTTTGCCTCCATGTCGtcatcttctccttcctccccagAAGCTTTTGTACTTTCTTAAGTAGGAGCATTGAGGCTTGGTGTGGGAAGCCAGCCATGCAGGTGGGGCATCTTCCTGCTCGTCATTCTGGTGCAGAGGATGCCTAGTAATGACCATGTCATGCTGGCCATCACTGCTCACAGCTGAGGGGAGCATATCATTCCTCATAGTGCATaaagcagagggagggaaggatccCATGTCTTGTTCCCAACCCAAGAGTCCTCTGCCAACCACAGGTCGGTGCCAGCCCCACCATCAGCAGCAGAGAATCTTGAGGAAGGCTTTGCGGAAGTCGGTGTTGAAGGTTGTGTAGATGATGGGGTTGAGGGCGCTGTTCATGTAGCCAAGCCAGGTGCTGGCACTGTAAAGCCCTGGGGGCACATGGCAGGATGGGCAGTGGGCATTGAGGATGTGAATCAAGAAGAAGGGCAGCCAGCAGACTATGAACGCTCCTGGGttcagaaagcaaagagaaaataatCCACAACTTCAGAGAAGAAACTACATGGAAAAGGGGCCTGCAACTGTGCCCTCCACCCCCTCACTGCTTCCATGGATGTGTCTGCTTTTGCTAAAAGCTGAAGGCAACATTTATTCCTGATACAGAGGTACTTGGTAAGGGCTCAGGCTCCTCAGGACCACTTATGGATGGGCCTTCAGAAGTGGCCCAGTGACAGACAAAAGCAAGACTGCAACAGCAGAGGCAGACTGCTGTCTcagatgccatggtctagccttgagctctgtggtaaagggttggacttgacgatctatgaggtctcttccaaccttggtgatactgtgatactgtgatactgtgatgctttcATCAGTTACGAGGAGAACTGTGGTATTTCCCTGCTACCACAGAGTGAATGAGTGGAACCAGTGCGTGTGGGGACTGAGACACCAGTGTCCTGGCTTATTTATGAGCTGCTtcctccactgctccttgccttAGTTTTCCCTTCTGTAATCGAACCTAAGAACTTTGAATCGTTCCAGCTTTATAATAATCAGGATGATAAAAcaatggaaaagagaaagcaaagctgttGGCTGTTACAAGCAGGGCCTGGTGGGCACTGATTTAAAAGAAAAGGCTAACACAACACAGTCAATCAAACATCAGCGTACTTGGCTCTCAACATTTGAAACCATCACCCCAGATTCCTAATGTCTCAGTGTTGTCCCTTTTGAGTTTGGGGAGCAGTGATGGCTGAAGTCTGGGCTTGCCTTGCATTTTTACAATCCCAGTAGTGTATTGGGAGCTTCCTTGCTTTTGCAAGTCCCAAACCATCGCCCCTTGCACCCCACTAGACAGAGCTCTCACTCACCCAGGACAATAGCCAGCATCTGGGTAGCCTTCCTCTCCCGAAGCTGGATCATCCGGGGCTGCTGGTGCGCTAGCTTCAAAGAGCTGATGGTTTTGCCATTGCTGAGCCTCTGTACCTCCAGTACtggctttctcttctcttccagcctgctgtgtTGTGTAGTCCCTGGTGTCTTGGTGAGGGATGCCTCATGGCAGAAGCTGCAATACCGCTGCAGGCTGAAGACAGTCAGCAACTTCCTTTTGGTAGGCATCTCCTGGCTCGAGCATTGGAGTGGGAGACAGGTAGAAAAAGTGCCTTGGCATCTGTTAGGGaaatcttttctttctgtgtgttCCTGCAAGAGAGGATGTCGATGCCACAGAGGAACTGGGAACCCTTCAAACTGTTCACTGGGTCAAAAGATACTGAGTAAAGTTGTTAAGAGTCATCCTCAGCCCCACTTGTTTCTTAGATTTGCACCATTTCCTCTGGACTGACCTTGGCTTATCAGAAGGGTGAACCAGCATCAGACAATCCTCTGAATCTATCCCACCAAGGAGAAGCATGAGAACAAGAAGAGCTTAAACACCTGCTCTGTTAGCCTTCCATTTGTTTTCATGTTGGTCCTTCTCCCCTAAACATCCCCTCCCTTTCTTAACGTGGGTTCAAGTGTCAGAAATTGGGTAAAACCAGCAGATATGCGAGACCAGGTGATCCCTTTTAAACCATCGTGCTGGTTCCCATGGTTGCAGATGTTCCAGCTAAAAAGGTCAGTGGAGCAAACGCTCCATGCACCATGAGCATTCTGACCTCTTCAGTCTGACAGATGAAGAGGTTTTGATttctttaaaaatcatctaggtTAGAGCCTGTGAAGTCCTGAGAATGAAGCTCCACAGAACAAAAATCAATCATTGAGGACATTAAAgtgagtaaataaataaattagctAGACTCCAGCATGGCTGAGAAAGCCATGGTCTGAGGAAATACTGAAACAAGTTGTGGTCGTCTCTAATCGCCTAGTTCCAGAGAGCAGGGATTCACTGcggggggtggaggggtggggtcCGTATCCTCTTTctagagggctggaaaggattTAACTGGAGCTTCTGCACTTCAAATATCACGATGTAAGAGTGAGATGTGGGATGAAAACATGCCATGTCCCCCCCTCTATGTTTCCATTCTGTTTtgaccctgtgaggagaagagaTGATGTGTGTCCTGCCCTTTTTGACAGCTCCTACCGCATGTAGATGACTCTTACTTTGTGTGCAAAACACGGtgtggtgctggtgctgtggctgccctgccGGGTGAGAGTTCGCTTCTTTTGTCTTTGTCTTAGCACCAGGTAAATCCGCACATAGAGCAGCAGGGTCACCATGAAAGGGAGGTAGAAGGACACCAAAGAGGAGTAGATAATAAAACTAGGGTTGGATATGGAACAGACACTGGGATCCactggggaggagagagagagagagagagagagagagagagagagagagagagagagagaggagcggCTGAGCTGCTTCGTTTGAGTACAAGGAAGCTCTGATGTGTTCACAAAGTCAGTTGAAATCTGACCTAAGGCATGCAAATATCTCCTATCTTTGTTGTTGCAAGTTATACTGTGGCCTTCTCAGTCACCTAACTGATGGCCCTAGATAGAGTTCATCTTGAGATGACCCAGCATGTATCTGCTTGCTTTTCTGGACAGCAGGTCTGCCCCTGTCTCTCATGTCTATTCCCATCCTATTGCaaaggacttttttttctttcatccttTTTCCTATTCCTCTGACAGCCACTGAGTTGTCCAGATGCAGAGGTCTGCCCTCATCCCCATCTGTCTGGACCAGGCAGTGGGGGAGAGTAGCATTTCCCACCCTTTGTCTCCTTCAAACTTTAAGCACTGCATAGAGAATAGAGAGCAGAGGACTTCTGCCTGGGGCTTAGGTGGGGAGGAAGGATCTGCTGATGCTCTGCTTCCAGGGAGAAtggactgccctgggtgaggggaaggagaaaaaccAACCTGTTTCCAAGGAGGATGATAAACTGTTTGCTTTTGCTAAGGGATTAGGTGAGGAAGCAGACAGCCAGCTGGATGAGAAGGAGGTTTCTCCCAGGCAGTGTCAATACACAATCCTTTCTGTTTAGAAATGTGTCCTGTGCCAGATTTAAAACTGCCTTGACACTGGCAGGATGTGGTGAGCCTGATGTGTGTGTCCTGGACATGCTGCAATGTCTGAAGATTTTTCTCTGCGTGCAGAGTGATTGTTTTGGGGGTGGGCGATCTGCAGACCTGGACACTTTGATGGGATCTGGCAGTAAAGCTGGAaggtctgtcctcagagcaatAGTCAGTGTCTGCCTGAGCAAATGGCAAGTTTATAGACAAGAACACATCTGCTCTCCAGCATTGAAACCCTTTCTTACCCTTCAAATTGTGCATTCTAGTTGCCTAAAATTTTCTGTAACTTGTAAAGTCTGAAGGGCTTATGTTAAATGACCTGgccacacacagagcagcttcATTTCCAAACCCTCCCTCCGTGCTGTGCTTCTGGATGTAACCTACCTGTAGTATTGAAGCCAAAGAGGAGAGGGCACGAGACTGCAAATGCCAGCATCCAGACTATCACAATCATGAGAGAGACcctcctgcaggagctctgcccagTGCTGTACTGGTACTGAACTGGTTTCACCACTGCCGTGTATCTGCAGACCAAACCAGCTCCAGAAAGAGGAGAGGTAAGaatggagggaggaaaagggccACGTTTTATAAGGAGAAATGAGAGCCACATAATGAACATGATGATGAATGTGGTAAAGaaatggaagaggagagaagatcAGATGATGGGATCAGCAATTTGTGGAAACAGTAAGTGGAGCATTTTGGGGAAGGAACAGAGAAAATCAGTTAGTTGGCAGCACTCCAGGCAAATGCTCCGTGGAactggcagcactgggaagcTACAAAGCTTGGGGTACCAGAGTGATCTAGAAACCCTAGGAATCCCCCATCCCTCAAGCTTCTAAGGCTAGATGGACAATGCTGGGAAAGAACAGTCCCTGGAAAGAATAGCAGCCTGCTACACTGTGTGTCTCAGATGGTTGCCCTGGTGTTAGACTTGCTGGCGGTCAGAGGATTGCTCAGGGGTAAGCATACAGGGCCTTTGGCTGCTGGGATGCCCCAGGGGAGGGGCTCAGCAAGGCTAGGATTTGGAAGGCAGAGTCTTATCTGTAAGagagcctgggagctgctccttgcagaaaaaaagacagaacagagcagggacagtgactcctatGGAGGAGCACCAGAGCAACCCAGCACTGAGAGCTGCTTTGAGTGATTATCCTTGACCTACCTATTACAAAGGTACAGCGTGCAGTGTTTTTTCTACCCTCCACCCCTCGATCCTAAAAGCACCTCTTGTGCCGCATTCTCGGCTCACACGCCTCAGCGTTGCTTAAAATAGGCCCAGTGTTAAGATGCTGGAAACCAGGGCAAGGCTGAAGATCACCCAGCAATAATATTACTTCACCCTTCCTTATGTATATGGCAGGATTGGCTTTATTAAAAGGTCATGAGGGAGGTGTCCAGAAGGAGAAGCCCTCCTTCAGATTCAGTGGGAATTTGATGGCCAGTTCTGCTTCCTGCCTTCACAAAAGCACGCGGATGTGGGCAGCTACCTACTGGTGATGGTTTAGTGcttgttttttctctctgttcttAAGGACTTCTAGCGCAGAGCCCAGCAGTAGCGGCAGTGGCTGACGTGTAGggaggttttgttttcctgaagaCGCCGGCGCTGCCTGTGCAAACCCTGCTTCCTTGGCCCTGCCACGCTGGGATATGGGGCTGACCCTCGTCTCCAGACTATCCCCTGGCAGGCTGTGGCTCTCACCTGTCAATGCTGATAGCACAGAGGTTTAAAATGCTGGCTGTGCACATCATTACGTCCATGGTGACGAAGATATCGCAGTAGATGCGGCTGAAGGTCCAAACTCCTCCGGTCACCTGCACCAGCAACCACAAAACCATCAGCCATGGTGTGAACCGAGTCCTGAGGAGTTATGTATAAGGGAGCTGTTCTCCAACTACTTCAACAGCTAGGTGAGTTCATGTCCACTGTGATGTGCAGGGGGAAAACAAGGCACTTGTGCTGTTTGCAAGAGAACACAGCAGGAGGTCATGGAGAAGAAGCCCTCTGTTGATTTTAATCAGTTAGTTACTCTTACAGAAGGAGCCAGGATGAAGAAATAGAGATCAGCTATTCCTTCTCTTCAGGCACAGAGTGATAAATGCATGCAGATTTGCTACCACTGTATATATCCTTTGATTAAGGATTATCTGAGAAAATCTAAGGGCTGAAAATGCTTCTCAGCTTAGCTGCTGGAGTTCTCTTGCAGGCAATGAGCTGGAAAACTGCTACAAATGTTATGCATTTATGTATGAAACAGAGACCCGAGACCCAAGGCTTCCCCAAAACTTTGTTTGACTTCTTAGTTACAAATTTtgattattcatagaatcaaccagattggaagagacctccaagatcacccagcccaacctagcacccagccctggccaaccaactagaccatggcactaagtgcctcagtcaggctttgcttcaacacctccagggatggtgactccaccacctccctgggcagcccattccaatgccaatcagtctctctgtgaagagcttcctcttaacatccagcctagacctcccctggcacaacttgagactgtgtccccttgttctgttgctggttgcctgggagaagagcccaacccccacctggctacagcctcccttcaggtagttgtattaGATCTGAGGGAGAATCTCACAAGCTTTTTGGGTAAAGAGTTTTGGTTGAAGCTTTTGTTCTGGCTTGATTTTTTTATCTGAAATGTACAATTGGGAAAGCAGCTGTGGCCAGTCTTTGTGATGGCTAAAAAGCATTTTTTTGGCCTACCCAtcaagttcttgacagtgaccTTTTCAGTTGATACCCATATGCTCCAAGCACCACGTGGCACTGCAGCCTTCAGGGCTGAGATGATAGCCTGGCTCCTACTTAAGTAGCCTGCCTCAGCACCTGCTCCTTGTAGGAGATGAGCAAGGAGGAAGCCTGCCCTCCAGAAGATAAGACTTCTGGGTTAGTACAGTAAACAAATCTAatgctgtgctggctggagaaggagagtaggagaaagaaaaaggaagtctTGCATGGAGAGACCTTGGCTTTTAGCCTTCACCTCCAGAGATTCTACTGGTTCAGATGTATCTTGGGAAGCTATCAGAGGCTGACACTAGTTTCTGGTCTCCCTGCTTAAATttaggctgcatctggaatattgtgtctggTCTGGGGGGGTGCTTAGCAGAGGAAAACTATTGATAAATGGGagtgagtccagtggagggccagAAAGAcagtcgtagaatcatagaatgacctgagttggaaggcacctgaaagatcatctagttccaaccccactaccgtggtcagggacacctcctttcaggttgttcaatgtctcatccagcctggactgcctcatccagcctgatctgaaacacctccagggatgtgggcTGAAGCACTTGTCCTGtaaggagcagctaagggaatagggattgttcagcctggagatggctTTGGAGGGGGACTAACTGTAGTCCCCTAGTGCCTACTGGGAGGTTATTAAGAAAGCTGGAGCCAGGTTTGTCACAGGCAATAGAAGAAGAAAGATGCCAAATGATTATGAGGGTAAAGTCCATAAGGAGTGTGAGGCAATGGAGCCAGTTGCTCGGTGAGTCTGTGcaggctccatccttggaggttttcaagaccCACTCAAAAATCCCTAGCCcagatcaggttggaaagggtGCCACAAGTAAGCTTGGCCTGTAAGGCAGTGGGTCAACCCAAGAGCAAGTGCTGAtacataggaaggacatggctGCCCACAGAGTGAAGTTTGCATAACTACAGAACTCACTCTGTGTGAGCTGTTTTCACAACTGTTTGAAGAAATAGTCCCAAGGAGTTTAAGTGTATTTGGCTGTGCCATTATTCCTGCACAGAAGCCTGCTGAGGTGAGCTGTGTCTTTAGGGTgttctctgctggacacagctgcTACGTGTCGGAAGCCAAGTACTGAACAAGGCAGTCTTCCATTTGACCCCCTGACTCTGAACGAATGCAGGGGAGAGAAATGGGAATTGGTTTGCAAAATGCAGTGGGGAACTGTGCTTTCATCTTCAGTGCTCTGATACTTGTGGGgcttttttgcttgcttttaaaataaacaaGCAAAGGGAGAAAAATCAAACACAAACCAGCAAACCAAA
The window above is part of the Pogoniulus pusillus isolate bPogPus1 chromosome 5, bPogPus1.pri, whole genome shotgun sequence genome. Proteins encoded here:
- the DRD3 gene encoding D(3) dopamine receptor, which produces MSVFTRTSSHPNTTGPIHCGADNTTEPALPHPHAYYALCYCILILAVVFGNVLVCIAVLRERTLQTTTNYLVVSLAVADLLLATFVMPWVVYLEVTGGVWTFSRIYCDIFVTMDVMMCTASILNLCAISIDRYTAVVKPVQYQYSTGQSSCRRVSLMIVIVWMLAFAVSCPLLFGFNTTVDPSVCSISNPSFIIYSSLVSFYLPFMVTLLLYVRIYLVLRQRQKKRTLTRQGSHSTSTTPCFAHKEHTERKDFPNRCQGTFSTCLPLQCSSQEMPTKRKLLTVFSLQRYCSFCHEASLTKTPGTTQHSRLEEKRKPVLEVQRLSNGKTISSLKLAHQQPRMIQLRERKATQMLAIVLGAFIVCWLPFFLIHILNAHCPSCHVPPGLYSASTWLGYMNSALNPIIYTTFNTDFRKAFLKILCC